In Amaranthus tricolor cultivar Red isolate AtriRed21 chromosome 3, ASM2621246v1, whole genome shotgun sequence, a single window of DNA contains:
- the LOC130809512 gene encoding protein trichome birefringence-like 31: MTTQPSSNRKYISILPIALGCVLLLGTARLVFDNLKNSKETSIFQWQFWLQGSGIDKYFINVFDNNNNNNNNNNNNIYEDIEDCNVFEGKWVWDNLTRPFYTEQSCPYLVKQVTCQKNGRPDDFYQFWRWQPNDCNLPRFSAVKLLHILRNKRLMFVGDSIQRGQFDSMVCLLQSVIPEGKKSLHKVPSKKIFHAQEYNATIEFYWAPFIVESNSDHSTNHTVLKRLVKLDRISNHTQNWEGVDYLVFESYVWWMYKPIINATYGNPNDIKEYNVTTAYKMALETWANWLDSNINPQTQKVYFISLSPTHLWSSEWNPGSDGNCFNEKEPIHGPYWGIGTSLDIMKIVQETLQNLKTEVTFLNITQLSDFRKDAHTTIYTERKGKLLTKEQKADPKNYADCIHWCLPGVPDTWNEILYAHMLQDFYN; this comes from the exons ATGACAACCCAACCATCTTCGAATCGAAAATACATATCCATTTTACCCATTGCATTAGGCTGTGTACTACTTTTAGGCACTGCAAGACTGGTTTTTGATAACTTGAAAAATAGTAAGGAAACAAGTATTTTTCAATGGCAATTTTGGTTGCAAGGAAGTGGAATTGACAAGTATTTTATCAATgtttttgataataataataataataataataataataataataatatttatgaagATATTGAAGATTGTAATGTGTTTGAAGGAAAATGGGTTTGGGATAATCTCACCCGTCCATTCTATACTGAACAGAGCTGTCCTTATTTGGTTAAACAAGTTACTTGTCAAAAAAATGGAAGGCCTGATGATTTTTATCAGTTTTGGAGATGGCAGCCTAATGACTGCAATTTACCAAG GTTTAGTGCAGTGAAGCTATTACATATACTTAGGAACAAACGGTTGATGTTCGTAGGCGACTCGATTCAAAGAGGTCAATTTGATTCCATGGTTTGTTTGTTACAGTCCGTAATTCCTGAAGGAAAAAAATCACTACACAAAGTTCCTTCCAAGAAGATCTTCCATGCTCag GAATATAATGCAACAATTGAGTTTTACTGGGCTCCTTTCATAGTTGAGTCAAATTCAGACCATTCTACAAATCATACAGTGCTTAAAAGACTGGTCAAGCTTGATCGTATTTCTAATCACACCCAAAATTGGGAGGGAGTGGACTATTTAGTATTTGAAAGCTATGTTTGGTGGATGTACAAGCCTATAATTAACGCAAC GTATGGAAATCCCAATGACATAAAAGAGTACAATGTTACAACAGCTTACAAAATGGCATTGGAAACATGGGCAAACTGGTTGGATTCTAACATCAATCCTCAGACACAGAAAGTCTACTTCATAAGCTTGTCTCCTACTCATTTGTG GAGCTCAGAATGGAACCCTGGCAGCGACGGAAACTGCTTCAACGAAAAGGAACCGATCCATGGACCGTATTGGGGGATCGGTACGAGCCTTGACATCATGAAAATTGTGCAAGAAACATTGCAAAATCTAAAGACTGAAGTAACATTTCTCAACATCACACAGTTATCAGACTTCAGAAAAGATGCACATACCACAATTTACACAGAAAGGAAAGGCAAACTGTTAACAAAGGAACAAAAAGCTGACCCAAAAAATTATGCTGATTGCATTCATTGGTGTTTACCAGGAGTTCCTGATACATGGAATGAGATTTTGTATGCACATATGTTACAAGACTTTTACAACTGA
- the LOC130809513 gene encoding tRNA dimethylallyltransferase 9 isoform X1, which yields MNGVIGLRVRPWSFHLFFDYSPSTFPVRRELCCSASFKSDRKEKIIVISGPTGAGKSRLALELAKRINGEIISADSVQRIKNGTPSSVYQGLDVGSAKPTPAERKEVPHHLLDILHPSEEYSVGQFYEDARQATRDVLNKGRVPIVTGGTGLYLRWFIYGKPDVPKASHNITSQVYAELENHQLDEDWDAAVKLVVEAGVPNAPSFPKNNWYRLRRSLEIVKSSGSPPSAFPLPYDSFKEQLDSAAANDCLNKDEIEGSRLKDLDYDFACFFLSSPRLDLYRSIDFRCEDMLLGCDGILSEAKWLLDIGIPPNSNSATRAIGYRQGMEYLLRCREGGQSSAREFLSFLSEFQKASRNFAKRQLTWFRNEPIYHWLNASRPMEQVLNFIQDAYLDQNTTLTVPESLRMKNNISNHREMAELKAYRTRNRHFVSQEDCADILTWIRTEG from the exons ATGAATGGAGTAATAGGACTGCGTGTTCGTCCATGGAGTTTTCACCTCTTCTTTGACTACTCTCCTTCAACTTTTCCCGTGCGTCGGGAACTATGCTGTTCTGCTTCCTTCAAAAGCGACAGAAAAGAGAAGATAATCGTTATCTCCGGTCCTACTGGCGCCGGTAAATCCCGCCTCGCACTCGAGCTTGCTAAGCGTATTAATGGAGAAATTATCAGTGCCGATTCTGTTcag AGGATTAAAAATGGGACTCCGTCATCT GTTTACCAAGGTCTTGATGTTGGCTCTGCCAAGCCTACACCCGCTGAGAGGAAG GAGGTACCTCATCATTTGCTAGACATTTTGCACCCATCTGAAG AATATTCTGTTGGTCAATTCTATGAGGATGCAAGACAAGCCACAAGAGATGTTCTTAACAAGGGTCGTGTTCCTATAGTTACGGGAGGAACTGGTTTGTATCTGCGGTG GTTCATATATGGAAAGCCTGATGTTCCGAAAGCATCTCATAATATTACTTCTCAAGTGTATGCTGAGCTTGAAAATCATCAATTAGACGAGGATTGGGATGCAGCTGTAAAGTTGGTGGTTGAAGCAGGAGTCCCAAATGCCCCATCTTTCCCAAAAAATAATTGGTATCGCTTACGGCGTAGCCTTGAGATTGTTAag TCAAGTGGATCTCCTCCATCAGCCTTCCCATTACCATATGATTCTTTCAAAGAGCAATTAGATTCGGCTGCAGCAAATGATTGTCTCAATAAAGATGAAATTGAAGGGAGTCGATTGAAAGATTTGGACTATGACTTCGCTTGTTTTTTCCTTTCAAGCCCTCGACTGGATTTGTATAGGTCTATTGATTTTCGGTGTGAAGATATGTTGTTGG GCTGTGATGGGATTTTGTCAGAGGCCAAATGGCTTCTTGATATTGGTATTCCTCCCAATTCAAACTCTGCTACTCGAGCTATTGGTTACCGACAG GGTATGGAGTATTTGTTGAGATGTAGGGAAGGAGGTCAAAGCTCTGCAAGGGAATTCTTGTCTTTCCTATCTGAATTTCAAAAAGCATCCAG GAATTTTGCAAAGAGGCAACTGACATGGTTCCGTAATGAGCCTATTTATCATTGGCTCAATGCTTCTAGACCCATG GAGCAGGTCCTGAATTTCATCCAGGACGCATACCTTGACCAAAATACAACTTTGACAGTACCAGAATCCCTGAGAATGAAgaataatatttctaatcatCGAGAAATGGCTGAACTAAAGGCATACAGGACAAGAAATAG GCATTTTGTTTCACAAGAAGATTGTGCTGATATTCTGACATGGATAAGAACTGAAGGATAA
- the LOC130809513 gene encoding tRNA dimethylallyltransferase 9 isoform X2, translating into MNGVIGLRVRPWSFHLFFDYSPSTFPVRRELCCSASFKSDRKEKIIVISGPTGAGKSRLALELAKRINGEIISADSVQVYQGLDVGSAKPTPAERKEVPHHLLDILHPSEEYSVGQFYEDARQATRDVLNKGRVPIVTGGTGLYLRWFIYGKPDVPKASHNITSQVYAELENHQLDEDWDAAVKLVVEAGVPNAPSFPKNNWYRLRRSLEIVKSSGSPPSAFPLPYDSFKEQLDSAAANDCLNKDEIEGSRLKDLDYDFACFFLSSPRLDLYRSIDFRCEDMLLGCDGILSEAKWLLDIGIPPNSNSATRAIGYRQGMEYLLRCREGGQSSAREFLSFLSEFQKASRNFAKRQLTWFRNEPIYHWLNASRPMEQVLNFIQDAYLDQNTTLTVPESLRMKNNISNHREMAELKAYRTRNRHFVSQEDCADILTWIRTEG; encoded by the exons ATGAATGGAGTAATAGGACTGCGTGTTCGTCCATGGAGTTTTCACCTCTTCTTTGACTACTCTCCTTCAACTTTTCCCGTGCGTCGGGAACTATGCTGTTCTGCTTCCTTCAAAAGCGACAGAAAAGAGAAGATAATCGTTATCTCCGGTCCTACTGGCGCCGGTAAATCCCGCCTCGCACTCGAGCTTGCTAAGCGTATTAATGGAGAAATTATCAGTGCCGATTCTGTTcag GTTTACCAAGGTCTTGATGTTGGCTCTGCCAAGCCTACACCCGCTGAGAGGAAG GAGGTACCTCATCATTTGCTAGACATTTTGCACCCATCTGAAG AATATTCTGTTGGTCAATTCTATGAGGATGCAAGACAAGCCACAAGAGATGTTCTTAACAAGGGTCGTGTTCCTATAGTTACGGGAGGAACTGGTTTGTATCTGCGGTG GTTCATATATGGAAAGCCTGATGTTCCGAAAGCATCTCATAATATTACTTCTCAAGTGTATGCTGAGCTTGAAAATCATCAATTAGACGAGGATTGGGATGCAGCTGTAAAGTTGGTGGTTGAAGCAGGAGTCCCAAATGCCCCATCTTTCCCAAAAAATAATTGGTATCGCTTACGGCGTAGCCTTGAGATTGTTAag TCAAGTGGATCTCCTCCATCAGCCTTCCCATTACCATATGATTCTTTCAAAGAGCAATTAGATTCGGCTGCAGCAAATGATTGTCTCAATAAAGATGAAATTGAAGGGAGTCGATTGAAAGATTTGGACTATGACTTCGCTTGTTTTTTCCTTTCAAGCCCTCGACTGGATTTGTATAGGTCTATTGATTTTCGGTGTGAAGATATGTTGTTGG GCTGTGATGGGATTTTGTCAGAGGCCAAATGGCTTCTTGATATTGGTATTCCTCCCAATTCAAACTCTGCTACTCGAGCTATTGGTTACCGACAG GGTATGGAGTATTTGTTGAGATGTAGGGAAGGAGGTCAAAGCTCTGCAAGGGAATTCTTGTCTTTCCTATCTGAATTTCAAAAAGCATCCAG GAATTTTGCAAAGAGGCAACTGACATGGTTCCGTAATGAGCCTATTTATCATTGGCTCAATGCTTCTAGACCCATG GAGCAGGTCCTGAATTTCATCCAGGACGCATACCTTGACCAAAATACAACTTTGACAGTACCAGAATCCCTGAGAATGAAgaataatatttctaatcatCGAGAAATGGCTGAACTAAAGGCATACAGGACAAGAAATAG GCATTTTGTTTCACAAGAAGATTGTGCTGATATTCTGACATGGATAAGAACTGAAGGATAA